In Lacibacter sp. H375, one DNA window encodes the following:
- a CDS encoding FkbM family methyltransferase, with the protein MKIARICSKLIFFFYYLTKYKNAALAFNLSNNNVPPKRCTQVRREGNHLIFTRSNSRIEIATINSCFKTSLHYIIEIFNNSHADDIQKTEKGIILTAEGVSFHINSESNAGNFYEIICRKMYDYHTSNRRNVVLDIGMNAGLASLFFASKQNVAKVYSFEPFTSTIEEAKQNFRINPLIKDKIQIANYGVSNKNTLLTVPLFEGGSMEASTNQEFIELHQFQTKKEQSIEIELKDIKDILKEVIEKEQITDNDMLVLKVDCEGEEYNIVDRLKECGYLNKVSAFLMEWHHKGPDSLVKNLKEHNFKVLLSPITTVDGTIISEAGMLYAFK; encoded by the coding sequence ATGAAAATAGCCAGAATTTGTAGCAAGTTGATTTTCTTTTTTTACTACCTGACGAAATATAAAAATGCCGCATTAGCATTTAACCTTTCAAATAATAATGTGCCGCCAAAAAGATGCACACAAGTAAGAAGAGAGGGTAATCACCTGATTTTTACGAGGTCAAATTCGAGAATTGAGATAGCTACTATTAACAGCTGTTTTAAGACTTCGCTACACTATATAATTGAGATATTTAATAATTCGCATGCTGATGATATTCAAAAAACTGAAAAAGGCATAATACTTACTGCCGAGGGAGTATCCTTTCACATTAACAGCGAATCAAACGCTGGCAATTTCTATGAAATAATATGCAGAAAAATGTATGACTATCATACGTCAAATAGAAGAAATGTAGTCCTGGATATAGGGATGAATGCAGGTCTTGCAAGTCTGTTTTTTGCATCAAAGCAGAATGTAGCCAAAGTTTATTCTTTTGAGCCATTTACGTCAACAATTGAAGAAGCAAAACAAAACTTCAGAATTAATCCCCTGATTAAGGACAAAATACAAATAGCAAATTACGGTGTCAGTAATAAAAACACATTATTAACTGTCCCGTTATTTGAGGGTGGATCAATGGAAGCAAGTACAAACCAGGAGTTTATTGAGCTTCATCAATTTCAAACTAAAAAAGAGCAAAGTATCGAAATTGAACTTAAAGACATCAAGGATATCCTAAAAGAAGTAATCGAAAAAGAACAAATCACAGATAATGATATGTTGGTTTTGAAAGTAGACTGCGAAGGAGAGGAATACAATATTGTGGACAGACTGAAAGAATGCGGATATCTTAATAAAGTTTCTGCTTTTTTAATGGAGTGGCATCATAAAGGGCCTGATTCACTAGTGAAAAATTTAAAAGAACACAATTTTAAAGTACTGTTATCCCCAATTACCACAGTAGACGGAACTATTATTTCAGAAGCAGGTATGCTTTATGCATTCAAATAA
- a CDS encoding acyltransferase: protein MLRKIGLLFYYLFRYPVYKLMLGKIGSSSRMIAPTITGHSRIFIGSKVYINDKAWLACEPLTGDANAALKIGDGTYIGRFSHIYATSKIEIGRKVLMADKVYLSDNLHGYENVELPVIDQQIRQTNPVIIKDGAWLGENVCVIGASVGKNSVIGSNSVVTKDIPDYCVAVGSPAVVIKRYNFDTKQWCKTDKEGQFI from the coding sequence ATGCTCAGGAAAATAGGCTTATTATTTTACTACCTGTTTCGCTATCCTGTTTACAAATTGATGCTGGGCAAGATCGGTTCTTCATCTCGTATGATAGCTCCGACAATTACAGGTCACAGTCGCATTTTTATTGGTTCAAAAGTTTACATCAACGATAAAGCATGGCTTGCCTGTGAGCCATTAACAGGCGATGCAAATGCTGCACTTAAAATTGGAGATGGAACATACATCGGCCGCTTCAGTCATATTTACGCCACTTCAAAAATTGAAATAGGCCGGAAGGTGCTGATGGCGGATAAGGTTTATCTCAGTGATAATTTGCATGGTTATGAAAATGTAGAGTTGCCTGTTATTGATCAGCAAATTCGTCAAACAAACCCTGTGATCATAAAAGATGGTGCATGGTTGGGCGAAAATGTTTGTGTGATTGGGGCAAGTGTTGGCAAGAACAGCGTGATTGGTTCTAATTCAGTTGTAACAAAAGACATTCCTGATTATTGTGTGGCGGTTGGCAGCCCTGCTGTTGTCATCAAGCGCTATAATTTTGATACGAAACAGTGGTGCAAAACAGATAAAGAAGGACAATTTATTTAA
- a CDS encoding NAD-dependent epimerase/dehydratase family protein, translating to MSKRKVLITGGAGFIGSNLALQLLQHGYEVTVLDNLSEQIHGADAETTSPLCRSIKNKVHFIKGTVTSVDDWNKAIADNEVIVHLAAETGTGQSMYQVSKYVDVNIGGTAIMLDLLANNKTNVKKVVIASSRAIYGEGKYISKELGVVYPEHRTAALMDAGNFDVTYPGATSPLQLTATDEESKIHPSSVYGITKYNQEQMVMTVCSSIGIAAVAFRYQNVYGPGQSLSNPYTGILSIFSTLIKNNKPINIFEDGKESRDFVFIDDVVKATFLGIEKDEANGQVFNVGTGVATTVEEVASLLVEYYNVQVPLQVSGNYRLGDIRHNYADISKIERSLGFKPSVDFKTGLKKFTDWVNGQEVQSSKYEESIREMKSKGLMK from the coding sequence ATGAGTAAACGTAAAGTTTTAATTACCGGAGGCGCCGGTTTCATTGGGTCGAACCTTGCATTGCAATTACTGCAGCATGGGTATGAAGTAACGGTGCTGGATAACCTCTCCGAACAGATACACGGTGCAGATGCTGAAACCACTTCTCCTTTATGCCGGTCGATAAAAAATAAGGTTCACTTCATTAAAGGAACAGTTACCTCTGTTGATGATTGGAATAAAGCAATTGCTGATAATGAAGTAATAGTACACCTGGCTGCTGAAACAGGTACCGGTCAATCGATGTACCAGGTAAGCAAGTATGTGGATGTAAATATTGGTGGCACAGCTATTATGCTCGATCTGCTGGCCAATAACAAAACCAACGTAAAGAAAGTAGTGATCGCTTCTTCACGTGCTATTTATGGTGAGGGAAAATATATCTCGAAAGAGCTGGGTGTTGTTTATCCTGAACATCGTACAGCTGCGTTGATGGATGCAGGTAATTTTGACGTAACCTATCCGGGGGCAACAAGCCCGTTACAATTAACAGCTACTGATGAAGAATCAAAAATTCACCCTTCATCAGTGTATGGAATTACAAAGTATAACCAGGAGCAAATGGTGATGACGGTTTGTTCATCTATTGGTATTGCAGCTGTTGCTTTCCGCTACCAGAATGTTTATGGTCCGGGGCAATCATTAAGCAATCCATACACAGGCATCCTTTCTATATTTTCTACTTTGATCAAGAATAACAAGCCCATCAATATTTTCGAAGACGGGAAAGAGAGTCGTGATTTCGTATTTATTGATGATGTAGTGAAAGCAACCTTTCTTGGTATTGAAAAAGACGAAGCAAACGGCCAGGTATTCAATGTAGGAACAGGCGTTGCTACAACAGTTGAGGAAGTGGCTTCTTTGTTGGTTGAATATTACAATGTGCAGGTTCCGCTGCAGGTAAGTGGTAATTATCGTTTAGGCGATATTCGCCATAACTATGCTGACATCAGTAAGATCGAACGTTCACTTGGTTTTAAACCTTCCGTTGATTTTAAAACCGGCTTAAAGAAATTTACTGACTGGGTGAATGGGCAAGAGGTACAAAGCAGCAAGTACGAAGAGTCGATACGTGAGATGAAATCAAAAGGATTAATGAAATGA
- a CDS encoding glycosyltransferase family 2 protein → MAKIGLVTVLFKSDEVLDGFFKSVSKQTHKDYILYLVDNSVNDQSNKVIADCLAAYPISAYKHIKNTDNVGVAKGNNIGIEAALKDGCTHVLILNNDIEIEQETAFASQLEMIDKGEKIIVPKIYYPDRTIWMAGGEMVKWRALGIHYGYNKADSEEYNLPKYITYAPTCYMLVDATVFKKVGMMDEKYFAYYDDTDFVYRSCEAGYKLYYDPSVTIIHKVSHSSGGDSSFYIFYSNRNKLYFIRKNFSGFLKYFAIGYTFFTRIFYWLRFNKDQRKKLVQALKEGMVYPV, encoded by the coding sequence ATGGCGAAGATTGGTTTAGTTACAGTGCTGTTCAAAAGTGATGAAGTGCTCGATGGATTTTTTAAAAGTGTTTCAAAGCAAACGCATAAAGATTACATCCTGTATCTCGTTGATAATTCTGTGAATGATCAATCGAACAAAGTTATTGCTGATTGTCTTGCGGCATATCCCATCTCTGCTTATAAGCACATTAAGAATACAGACAATGTTGGTGTTGCCAAAGGAAATAATATTGGTATTGAAGCTGCATTAAAGGATGGCTGTACACATGTTCTCATCCTGAATAATGATATTGAAATAGAACAGGAAACAGCTTTTGCTTCACAATTGGAGATGATTGACAAAGGGGAGAAGATCATCGTTCCCAAAATATATTACCCCGACAGAACTATCTGGATGGCTGGAGGGGAAATGGTGAAATGGCGGGCTTTGGGTATTCATTATGGGTATAACAAAGCCGATAGCGAAGAGTATAATTTACCAAAATATATCACCTATGCACCCACCTGTTATATGCTGGTCGATGCAACAGTTTTTAAAAAGGTTGGGATGATGGATGAAAAATATTTCGCTTATTATGATGATACCGATTTTGTGTATCGCTCATGTGAAGCTGGCTACAAACTTTATTACGATCCATCGGTGACCATTATTCATAAAGTATCACATTCGTCAGGTGGCGATTCTTCGTTCTACATTTTTTACTCCAACAGAAATAAGCTTTATTTTATCCGTAAGAATTTCTCCGGCTTCCTGAAATACTTTGCAATTGGGTACACCTTCTTTACACGTATATTTTACTGGCTTCGCTTCAATAAAGATCAACGGAAGAAATTAGTGCAGGCGTTGAAAGAGGGCATGGTTTATCCCGTATAA
- a CDS encoding glycosyltransferase family 4 protein produces MKKVLNIVPYPYLPYFSGGQKLIAHFNHYLGEQCVLHVAGTADNNAALANTYNFHPILRKGRFRYADISSFFPLQKLIKKEQIDTVIIEHPYLGWLGWLLKITCKIKLIIHTHNIEYERFRNFGKSWWPVLKSYESIVLRMADKVFCITEDDRQWMINNMKLQADKCIVVPYGITQKQMPDDKQHCKNALAKRHHFDPKHALFLFNGLLDYKPNLDALTAILEQINPLLLKTNLQYNIIITGKRLPAELNELKAWNQHHIHYAGFVDDIDLYFKAADLFLNPVQSGGGVKTKMIEAIACGTTVISTKTGAIGIEPSVTGEKLIIVADNDWNSFAKEILKHAQQQSNTPADYYQYYNWQHIAEQVVSSV; encoded by the coding sequence ATGAAGAAGGTATTGAATATTGTCCCCTACCCATATCTTCCTTATTTCTCCGGCGGACAAAAACTCATTGCTCATTTCAATCATTATTTGGGTGAGCAATGCGTTTTACATGTTGCAGGCACAGCAGACAATAATGCAGCACTTGCAAACACATACAACTTTCATCCAATTTTAAGGAAGGGGCGTTTTCGGTATGCGGATATCAGTTCTTTTTTTCCATTACAGAAGTTGATTAAAAAAGAGCAGATAGATACTGTTATTATCGAGCATCCTTATCTTGGCTGGCTTGGGTGGCTTTTGAAAATTACCTGCAAGATCAAACTGATTATTCATACGCATAACATCGAATACGAACGATTCCGCAATTTTGGGAAAAGCTGGTGGCCGGTGTTGAAATCTTATGAAAGTATCGTCTTACGTATGGCCGACAAAGTTTTCTGCATTACAGAAGATGACCGGCAATGGATGATCAACAACATGAAGTTGCAAGCAGATAAGTGTATTGTTGTTCCTTATGGCATCACACAAAAACAAATGCCTGATGATAAGCAGCACTGTAAAAATGCATTAGCAAAAAGGCATCACTTCGATCCAAAGCACGCATTGTTTCTCTTCAATGGCCTGCTCGACTACAAACCAAATCTTGATGCATTAACTGCAATTCTTGAGCAAATCAATCCGCTTCTGCTGAAAACAAATCTGCAGTATAACATTATTATTACAGGCAAGCGTTTGCCTGCTGAGTTAAACGAACTGAAAGCATGGAATCAACATCACATTCACTACGCAGGATTCGTTGATGATATTGATCTTTATTTTAAAGCAGCAGATCTTTTTTTGAATCCTGTGCAAAGTGGTGGTGGTGTAAAAACAAAAATGATCGAAGCTATTGCCTGCGGTACAACTGTGATCTCAACTAAAACCGGTGCGATTGGCATTGAACCTTCTGTAACAGGAGAAAAATTGATCATCGTTGCAGATAATGACTGGAATAGCTTTGCGAAAGAAATACTGAAACACGCACAACAACAAAGTAATACTCCTGCCGATTATTATCAGTATTACAACTGGCAACATATTGCCGAACAGGTAGTAAGCTCCGTCTGA
- a CDS encoding YfhO family protein, giving the protein MNFDFKKLIPHAIAVIVFVIVAIAYCKPALEGQVLNAHDNIGWKGMAQQSFEKKEQLGHFPKWTNSMFGGMPTYQIALEGTHNISFHYVSYILTLGLPKPINFFFLACLCFYLLALVLRINPWIGIMGALAYAYSTYDPVIVGAGHDTKMLAIGYAPLVVAGLLLLFQKKWWLGSAALATGLALQLGTNHLQIVYYTLLILGAVTVGYFIDSFKKKEIVSALKATALAAIIGIITLGTNAIGTLTTWEYAKESMRGGVSELKETKDKNTTSGGLDKDYAFKYSVGITETFTLLVPGIYGGSNGGNEYKTSQFADEMQKVGYPEDQALQFANGISYWGQQQPTSGPVYFGAVIMLLFIFAMFFEKGWLKWSLFAAGMFGIILAWGKNVEGINYFLFDYLPLYKKFRAPSMGLVMPQLCFVILAVVAVNNLLFGDNSTEKIKKAFKQTAIATAAIVAILGVLYFSFDYSSPGDARLKENMSTAMLQQATQQGQQPTAEMQQQAEQFGKGFVTAIQTDRKGLFAGDLTRTVVLLALALVVLWLASRKKLQPLPVMIILLVLSSFDLLTVGKRYLNDSTFVDPSDFDNAFAMTEADKMIKQDKGYYRVLNTTVDFTNESITAYHHNSIGGYHPAKLQIYQDLIENQIGKNNMQVLNMLNTKYFIVQNPQNGQPIAQQNPGAFGPAWFVKGIKYVADGKEEMKALDSTNLRDTAVVQTKFKSLIANQPVADSTASIQLIENKNDIINYESNAATNQFAVFSEIYYTAGWNAFIDGKKAEIVKTNYALRGLAVPAGKHKIEFRFEPKSYAIGDTLALISSLLVYLIVLGGLFMAWKTSKQA; this is encoded by the coding sequence ATGAACTTTGATTTCAAAAAACTGATTCCACACGCCATAGCAGTGATCGTTTTCGTTATTGTTGCAATTGCCTATTGCAAACCTGCACTCGAAGGACAGGTATTGAATGCACATGATAATATTGGCTGGAAAGGAATGGCACAACAGTCGTTTGAAAAAAAGGAACAGCTTGGCCATTTCCCCAAATGGACGAACAGCATGTTTGGCGGTATGCCTACTTACCAGATCGCTTTGGAAGGCACACACAACATTTCGTTTCATTACGTGAGTTATATCTTAACACTCGGCTTACCGAAACCGATCAATTTCTTTTTTCTTGCCTGCTTATGTTTTTACCTGCTGGCATTGGTACTGCGGATAAATCCATGGATCGGTATTATGGGCGCATTGGCTTATGCTTATTCAACCTACGATCCAGTTATCGTTGGTGCAGGGCATGACACAAAAATGCTGGCCATCGGTTATGCACCGCTGGTAGTTGCAGGTTTGTTACTCCTGTTTCAGAAAAAATGGTGGCTGGGAAGTGCAGCATTGGCAACAGGGCTTGCATTGCAACTTGGCACGAACCATTTACAAATCGTTTATTACACATTACTCATTTTAGGCGCTGTTACTGTTGGTTATTTCATTGACAGCTTTAAGAAAAAAGAAATTGTATCTGCATTAAAGGCAACAGCTCTTGCTGCAATCATTGGCATTATCACTTTAGGTACAAATGCCATAGGCACACTTACTACATGGGAATATGCTAAAGAAAGTATGCGTGGGGGAGTGAGTGAATTGAAAGAAACAAAAGATAAGAATACCACCAGTGGTGGATTGGATAAAGACTACGCATTTAAATACAGTGTTGGGATAACAGAGACGTTCACCTTGCTTGTGCCGGGTATATATGGAGGCAGTAATGGTGGTAACGAATACAAGACTTCTCAGTTTGCTGATGAAATGCAGAAAGTAGGTTATCCTGAAGACCAGGCCCTGCAATTTGCAAATGGCATTTCGTATTGGGGACAACAGCAACCAACATCAGGTCCTGTCTATTTTGGAGCTGTTATTATGTTGCTGTTCATATTTGCGATGTTCTTTGAAAAGGGTTGGTTGAAATGGAGTCTGTTTGCAGCAGGTATGTTCGGGATCATTCTTGCATGGGGCAAAAATGTAGAGGGCATCAATTACTTCCTGTTCGACTATCTTCCTTTGTATAAAAAATTCCGTGCGCCTTCGATGGGTCTTGTGATGCCGCAGCTATGTTTTGTGATACTTGCAGTTGTTGCAGTGAACAATTTATTGTTTGGTGATAACAGCACCGAAAAGATCAAGAAAGCATTTAAGCAAACAGCTATTGCTACTGCAGCCATTGTAGCCATTCTTGGCGTTCTGTATTTCTCGTTCGATTATTCATCACCTGGTGATGCACGTTTAAAAGAAAACATGAGTACAGCCATGTTGCAACAAGCCACTCAACAGGGACAACAACCAACGGCTGAAATGCAACAACAGGCTGAACAATTCGGAAAAGGGTTTGTAACTGCCATTCAAACCGACCGTAAAGGATTATTTGCAGGCGACCTAACACGTACAGTTGTTTTATTGGCACTTGCTTTAGTTGTTTTATGGTTGGCGAGCAGAAAAAAACTTCAGCCATTACCAGTTATGATCATATTGCTTGTATTGAGTTCGTTTGATCTGTTGACAGTTGGTAAACGCTATTTGAATGATAGCACCTTTGTTGATCCATCTGATTTTGACAATGCATTTGCCATGACCGAGGCGGATAAGATGATCAAACAGGACAAAGGTTATTACCGGGTATTAAATACAACTGTTGATTTCACGAACGAATCTATTACAGCCTATCATCATAATTCTATTGGAGGTTATCACCCGGCTAAATTGCAGATATACCAGGATCTGATCGAAAACCAGATCGGTAAAAACAATATGCAGGTGTTGAACATGCTCAATACAAAGTATTTTATTGTGCAGAATCCGCAGAACGGACAACCAATTGCACAACAAAACCCAGGTGCATTTGGACCAGCATGGTTTGTAAAAGGAATTAAATATGTAGCTGATGGTAAGGAAGAAATGAAAGCATTGGACAGCACCAACCTGCGTGATACAGCTGTTGTGCAAACAAAATTCAAATCATTGATCGCAAACCAACCTGTTGCAGATTCAACAGCAAGCATTCAATTGATCGAAAATAAAAACGATATCATTAACTATGAATCAAACGCTGCAACAAACCAGTTTGCAGTATTCAGTGAAATTTATTATACCGCAGGATGGAATGCATTCATTGATGGCAAGAAAGCAGAGATCGTTAAAACAAACTATGCTCTACGTGGATTGGCTGTTCCTGCAGGCAAACATAAAATTGAATTCCGCTTTGAGCCAAAATCATATGCGATAGGCGATACATTGGCACTCATTTCTTCACTGCTTGTTTACCTGATCGTACTTGGCGGTTTATTCATGGCCTGGAAAACAAGCAAGCAGGCATAA
- a CDS encoding queuosine precursor transporter, producing MIRQILSDKSTKLFLVLGGFFIANALIAEIIGVKIFSLEKTLGFTPMEINLFGNALSVNLTAGVLLWPVVFIMTDIINEYYGMKGVRFLSYLTAGLITFAFIIFFFAMKLTPADFFITSKQGSGVPDMEKAYNSVLGQGGFIIIGSLTAFILGQLIDVFVFHRIKKATGEKSIWLRATGSTLVSQFIDSFVVLFIAFYIGTRVNQQGNDFVWPMSLFLAVGLVNYIYKFVVAICLTPVIYLIHYLIERYLGVEKAAEMKKAAMLD from the coding sequence ATGATCAGACAGATACTTTCTGATAAGTCCACCAAATTGTTTCTTGTGTTGGGCGGTTTCTTTATCGCTAACGCCCTGATTGCGGAAATCATCGGTGTAAAAATATTCTCGTTGGAAAAAACATTGGGGTTTACGCCAATGGAGATCAATCTTTTTGGGAATGCTTTGTCGGTAAATCTTACAGCTGGTGTTTTATTATGGCCGGTTGTATTTATCATGACCGATATTATTAATGAGTATTATGGTATGAAAGGAGTACGTTTTCTTTCCTACCTCACAGCCGGCTTAATTACGTTTGCATTTATCATTTTCTTTTTTGCCATGAAATTAACTCCTGCAGATTTTTTTATTACCAGCAAGCAGGGGAGTGGCGTGCCGGATATGGAAAAAGCATATAACAGTGTGCTGGGGCAAGGTGGTTTTATTATCATTGGTTCATTAACTGCATTTATACTTGGTCAGTTGATCGACGTGTTTGTTTTTCATCGTATTAAAAAAGCAACAGGTGAAAAAAGTATTTGGTTACGTGCAACAGGATCAACACTTGTATCGCAATTCATCGACAGTTTTGTTGTGCTGTTCATTGCATTTTACATTGGTACAAGGGTAAATCAGCAAGGCAATGATTTTGTGTGGCCGATGAGTTTATTCCTTGCGGTTGGCTTGGTGAACTATATCTACAAATTTGTTGTGGCAATTTGTTTAACTCCGGTGATCTATCTGATTCACTATTTAATTGAACGATACCTGGGAGTAGAAAAAGCAGCTGAAATGAAAAAAGCTGCAATGCTGGATTAG
- a CDS encoding NUDIX hydrolase — translation MTLTVRVYGIIITDDKKVLVSDEYIRGAYITKFPGGGLEIGEGTRDCLRREIKEELFIDSEIGDHLYTTDFYQQSAFNTAHQILSIYYYVKPLEPILLPFKTTAFDFEPHQVSDPKGESEVIRLIDWEHFNEETVTLPIDKLVARMLKEKH, via the coding sequence ATGACACTGACGGTTCGTGTTTACGGCATTATTATAACTGACGATAAAAAAGTATTGGTAAGTGATGAATATATACGTGGAGCTTACATCACCAAATTCCCCGGTGGTGGTTTGGAAATTGGTGAAGGCACAAGAGATTGTTTAAGGCGTGAAATAAAAGAAGAACTGTTCATCGATTCAGAAATTGGAGACCATTTATATACAACCGATTTTTACCAGCAAAGCGCTTTTAATACAGCACACCAGATCCTCTCCATTTACTATTATGTAAAACCGCTTGAGCCTATCTTACTGCCTTTCAAAACAACAGCTTTCGATTTTGAACCGCACCAGGTGAGCGACCCCAAAGGTGAATCGGAAGTAATTCGGTTAATTGATTGGGAACATTTCAACGAAGAAACAGTTACACTCCCTATTGACAAGTTGGTTGCACGAATGCTGAAAGAAAAGCATTAG
- a CDS encoding magnesium transporter CorA family protein, which translates to MLQFFKNENGKTLAIEKPESGAWVNIVPPLKQEEFTEIADALDIPLDFLTDSLDIDERSRYELEDNVKLIVIKTPAENNSFNDSDAFYITIPICIILTHNQIVTVNSFDNGAIKKFLNTFQNRHPDKRNMMVLKIFEKVVQAYMEFLKEINHRRNLLEQKLYDANRNEELLDLMRIQKSLVYFVTALRSNEMLLMKLQRTNFLALNDEEDEFLQDLIVDTSQALEMANIYTNILSSTMDAFASIISNNQNQVMKRLTSVTVMLQLPTLVASIYGMNVPIPGSHSAFAFYFPILISLGLSLLLGIYFLRKKLF; encoded by the coding sequence ATGCTGCAATTTTTTAAAAACGAGAACGGCAAAACACTTGCCATCGAAAAACCTGAATCAGGTGCGTGGGTAAATATTGTACCCCCACTGAAGCAGGAAGAGTTTACAGAGATTGCAGATGCCTTAGATATTCCACTCGACTTTTTAACGGATTCGTTGGACATTGATGAGCGTTCACGTTATGAGCTGGAAGATAATGTAAAGCTCATCGTCATCAAAACACCTGCCGAGAACAATTCGTTCAATGATAGTGATGCCTTTTACATCACCATTCCTATTTGTATTATTCTTACGCATAACCAGATTGTAACGGTAAACTCGTTCGATAATGGTGCGATTAAAAAATTCCTGAACACATTTCAAAACCGTCACCCCGACAAACGGAATATGATGGTGTTGAAGATCTTTGAAAAAGTGGTGCAGGCTTACATGGAATTTTTGAAAGAGATCAATCACCGTCGAAACCTGTTAGAGCAAAAGTTATATGATGCTAACAGGAATGAAGAGCTGCTGGACCTGATGCGTATCCAGAAAAGTCTGGTATACTTTGTTACTGCCCTGCGCAGTAATGAAATGCTGTTGATGAAACTGCAACGCACCAACTTCCTTGCGTTGAATGATGAGGAAGATGAATTTTTGCAGGATCTTATCGTTGATACCAGCCAGGCATTGGAGATGGCGAATATCTATACCAACATCCTCAGCTCAACCATGGATGCATTTGCCAGCATCATCAGCAATAACCAGAACCAAGTGATGAAGCGTTTAACTTCGGTGACAGTAATGCTGCAATTGCCAACATTGGTGGCAAGTATTTATGGAATGAATGTGCCGATACCTGGTTCCCATTCTGCCTTTGCATTTTATTTCCCGATCCTGATATCGCTTGGGTTATCACTTTTACTTGGCATCTATTTTCTTCGAAAGAAATTATTTTAA
- a CDS encoding DinB family protein — MIAKRYHLNKFQIISHAENTIDDIVKQCRQMDESLFFYKSEQWSIAENLEHLSLSLHKSWLGLFAPKFFLKWKYGKPDHASRSYEELLQDYYQKLDAGYEQDKRYIPNVKEEKGAKEKLIFRFEHICTKFLDQIRYYWEDDSMDEYQVQHPVLGLITIRELLYFNLFHNTHHYKTIRNRKNEAIEFSTAD; from the coding sequence ATGATTGCCAAACGGTATCATTTAAACAAATTTCAGATCATCAGCCATGCTGAGAACACAATTGACGACATCGTCAAGCAGTGCCGGCAAATGGATGAGTCCCTGTTTTTTTATAAATCAGAGCAATGGTCGATTGCAGAAAATCTTGAACATCTTTCTTTAAGTCTTCATAAAAGCTGGCTTGGTTTGTTTGCTCCTAAGTTTTTTCTGAAATGGAAATACGGCAAACCCGATCATGCATCACGTTCATACGAAGAACTGTTACAAGACTATTATCAAAAGCTTGATGCAGGTTATGAGCAGGATAAGCGTTACATCCCAAATGTGAAAGAGGAAAAAGGTGCCAAAGAAAAACTCATTTTCAGGTTTGAACATATATGTACAAAATTCCTCGACCAGATAAGATATTATTGGGAAGATGATTCCATGGATGAATACCAGGTGCAGCATCCAGTACTTGGACTGATCACCATTCGGGAGCTACTTTATTTTAACCTGTTTCATAATACTCACCATTACAAAACCATCCGCAACAGGAAAAACGAAGCCATCGAATTTTCAACCGCAGATTAA